TGAGTTTCCTCGGCTGGCTTGCCGAATCGATCAGGCGTGGGATCGGTCGAGGACTGGATGTTGGTGGACATGACGCTTCTCTCCTCACAATGCAGACGAGAAACCGACCGGGGAAAACCGAACGTGGCTATTGGGCGGTTCACACAGAAAAGAGTGGAAGCACTGAGTATAGCCCAGCGAGTATCTTCGCGTTCAAAACGTCAATCGGCGAACAAATGGCACGGAATCGCCGCATTGGAACGAAGATCAATAACGCTTTACGCCCCGACATGTGGCACTGTTGTTTCATCGATCGCGTTGGTGGGTGGTGATCGAACAGCGGTCTCCACGAGTGTTGCTCGTTCCGCTTGCAGTCTGTTGTTGCAGCAACCAATTGCCGCAAACTGCACCAGAGAAGAGCTCATTAACCGAGCCATGCACCGGTGAAATGAATTTCTTTGCGTCTTCATCAAGTTGTGAGACTTGATGGCATAGGTCTTGCGAACTTCGCGGGCGATCAAACATCACCGCACGGGTGTTGATGTTGGTTTGTTTCTATCACCTATCCAATAAGAGGTATGTCATGACTTCACTGGGACGAAGTCTCTTCATTGCTGCGGCAGCAATTTGTTCTGCTTCCTGCTTCGCCGTCGCACAGGCTCAAACGTCGGTTTCCACCGGTGACGGCTTGCTCAAAGTTTCGAGCGAGATGCCGGAAGAAGTTCGCATGGGCGAAAGCTTTCAGTACACCGTCACCGTTTCAAACCTATCCGACGACGTGACGTTGCATCGCGTGAAGCTGGCTCAAAAGAAGTCGGAAGGATTGACCATCGAGTCCGTTTCAAAGAGCGGTCAAGACAAGCAGAAAAACAAGGACGAACAGTCCGGGAAGTCAAAAAAACAGGGGAAAGAGGGGAAGAAGCAGGCCTCTAAGAATCAGATGATGGTCTCGATACTGAAGCCTGGGGAATCGAAGTCTTTCGACGTGAAGGCCGTCGCAGATCAAGAAGGCGAGATTCGTAGTTGCCTGGAAGTGGTGGACTACAAGCCCGCGATTTGCTTGACCAGTGAAGCGGTCAAACCACAACTTGAGTTGACCAAGTCCGCACCCAAGAAGGCCAACCGCTGCAACGTGATCGAGATGGAATACACGTTGAAAAACGGAGGCAGCGGCGATGTCGGGCCGATCACCATCACCGATTCGCTCGGCGATGCTTTCGTGACGATCGAAGGTAACAACAAGCTGAATTTCAACGTCGATGGTCTGAAGGCTGGCGACACTCGCAAGTTTGTTGCTCGTGTGTATGCCAACAAGACCGGTGAATTTGGCAGCCGAGCGGAAGCCAAGGCGGACAACAGCGATCTGAGTTCGCGAAGCAAAGAGACGAAGACCAAAGTGATTTCTGCTGATCTGGCTGCGGAGGTTTCAGGTCCTCAACGTTTGTACGGTGACGAGATGGCTCGCTTCACCGCGAAAATTACGAACCGCGGCAATGCTTTGGCCGAAGACGTGCGTGTGGTTTTGATGTGGCCGGAGCAAGCCAATTTGGCTGATGTGAGCGAACCGCAAATCAAAGGTTCGTCAAATGAAAAGCAGTCCAATTCGAACGACCAGTCTGGCGAGCCGACACCTGCTGACAATTCAAAGCAGAGCGGCCAGAACGAGAAGTCTTCCAGCCAAGACGGATCGACGAAGATGGCTGAACGAACCATGACGATCGAAGCATTGAAGCCCGGCGAAACGGCCACCATCGAGTATGCCATCCGCACCGGTGAAATGGACGAAATTCCGACCAAGGTCAAGGCAACCAGTGTGTGCACCGTCGAAACGGTGAAAGACGCTGAAAACGCTGTGACTCGTGCCACCGCCACCGCGATGACTCGTGCGAAGATCGTTCGATTGCCCGCGTTGCAATTGACGGTTGTCGATGACGAAGATCCCGTGACCAACGGAAATGAAGTGGTGTACACCATTCGTGTTTGGAACGAGGGTGACGCGGTGGATCAAAACGTTCGTTTGACCGCTGAACTGCCCGAAGGCCTGAAGTTTGTTTCCGCTGATGGGCCAACGGATGTGAAAGAAGAGGGCCAGGAGGTCACATTTGCTCCAATCAAGAAGATGCAACCTGGAGACGAAGTGACCTACACGGTGAAAGCCGAAAGCGAAGGGGAAGGCGCCGTGAGCTTGAAGACACAATTGGCTAGCAAGTCGTTGCAGTCCGA
This genomic window from Rhodopirellula halodulae contains:
- a CDS encoding DUF11 domain-containing protein, whose amino-acid sequence is MTSLGRSLFIAAAAICSASCFAVAQAQTSVSTGDGLLKVSSEMPEEVRMGESFQYTVTVSNLSDDVTLHRVKLAQKKSEGLTIESVSKSGQDKQKNKDEQSGKSKKQGKEGKKQASKNQMMVSILKPGESKSFDVKAVADQEGEIRSCLEVVDYKPAICLTSEAVKPQLELTKSAPKKANRCNVIEMEYTLKNGGSGDVGPITITDSLGDAFVTIEGNNKLNFNVDGLKAGDTRKFVARVYANKTGEFGSRAEAKADNSDLSSRSKETKTKVISADLAAEVSGPQRLYGDEMARFTAKITNRGNALAEDVRVVLMWPEQANLADVSEPQIKGSSNEKQSNSNDQSGEPTPADNSKQSGQNEKSSSQDGSTKMAERTMTIEALKPGETATIEYAIRTGEMDEIPTKVKATSVCTVETVKDAENAVTRATATAMTRAKIVRLPALQLTVVDDEDPVTNGNEVVYTIRVWNEGDAVDQNVRLTAELPEGLKFVSADGPTDVKEEGQEVTFAPIKKMQPGDEVTYTVKAESEGEGAVSLKTQLASKSLQSEITAEEPTRIFKR